The following are encoded together in the Penaeus monodon isolate SGIC_2016 chromosome 44, NSTDA_Pmon_1, whole genome shotgun sequence genome:
- the LOC119568586 gene encoding zinc finger protein 239-like, with translation MSILPNWIPLAPLTEEEMFGTGVHIKEELNEGASEEIYLEIKEEPHDYADVVRDEVSEEEVKQEFFSKDLQDLQHEANENDGCDSTKDCNTLSRATFVAEECGKKGSSEEDLVKLKEIHKEVECRKVDRKLKYFLCEVCGKTFCNKNSVRVMHMRVHTQEKPYSCKICNKAFSQSSSLMQHMRVHTKEKPYSCEICTKAFTVKCSLVKHMRVHTKEKPYSCEICSQAFSQKNSLVKHMRVHTNEKPYSCEICSRAFSDKFNLGQHKRVHTKEKPYSCEICNKGFSVNSSLEQHMRVHTKEKPYSCEICNKVFTWKSNLVTHIRVHTKEKPYSCEVCSQAFSQKNSLVKHTRIHTKEKPYSCDICNRAFSDKFNLKQHIKVHAKDKHDK, from the coding sequence ATGAGCATTCTCCCCAACTGGATTCCTTTGGCCCCACTCACGGAGGAGGAAATGTTTGGCACAGGAGTCCATATCAAAGAAGAGCTAAATGAAGGTGCTTCTGAAGAGATATATTTGGAAATTAAGGAAGAACCACATGATTATGCAGATGTAGTGAGGGACGAAGTCAGTGAAGAGGAAGTGAAACAGGAATTTTTCTCTAAGGATCTTCAAGACCTCCAACACGAAGCAAATGAAAATGATGGGTGTGATTCGACCAAGGACTGTAATACTTTGTCGAGAGCAACATTTGTGGCTGAGGAATGTGGGAAGAAAGGCTCATCAGAAGAGGATCTGGTGAAGCTTAAGGAAATTCACAAGGAGGTTGAATGCAGAAAAGTAGATAGGaaactgaaatattttttatgtgaagTATGTGGCAAAACATTCTGTAACAAAAACAGTGTCCGAGTGATGCACATGAGGGTACACACacaggagaagccatacagctgtaagatttgcaataaggccttctcacaGAGTAGTTCGCTGATGcaacacatgagagtacatacaaaagagaaaccatacagctgtgagatatGTACGAAGGCCTTCACTGTGAAATGTAGTCTAGTAAAGCACATGAGGGTACACActaaggagaagccatacagttgtgaGATTTGCAGTCAAGCCTTCTCACAGAAAAATAGTTTAGTAAAGCACATGAGAGTTCATACAAATGAGAAACCatatagctgtgagatttgcagtaGAGCTTTCTCTGATAAATTCAACTTGGGGCAACACAAGAGAGTACACAcgaaggagaaaccatacagctgtgagatttgcaataagggcTTCTCAGTGAATAGTTCCCTAGAAcaacacatgagagtacatacaaaggagaaaccatacagctgcgAGATTTGCAATAAAGTCTTTACTTGGAAAAGTAATTTAGTAACTCACatcagagtacatacaaaggagaaaccatacagtTGTGAGGTTTGCAGTCAAGCCTTCTCACAGAAAAATAGTTTAGTAAAGCATACCAGAATTCATACGAAGGAGAAACCATATAGCTGTGACATTTGCAATAGAGCTTTCTCAGATAAATTTAACTTAAAGCAACACATTAAAGTACATGCAAAAGATAAGCATGACAAATAG